Within the Medicago truncatula cultivar Jemalong A17 chromosome 4, MtrunA17r5.0-ANR, whole genome shotgun sequence genome, the region TCAAGAGTGAGCAGTCAAATCTTAATGTGATTGTACACATTGTAAGGATACGTCAAATGTGTGATGTTCTACATATGTTTATAGTGAAACTATGTCACTAGATTGACCATGAAATAGTATGTGATTTGTACATTTGTACTATAAGTAGTTGTATCCTTCAAGTAAGGTATGTAAATGTGTGTAATGGTCTATCACTTGGATTTGGATTTACTAGAGACACAAATTCCACACATTCACGCAGTTGGCATATTGGTGGTCGTTAGATTGAGATCGGACCGTACGTACAATATATTAGTAGATTTTGATGCTTTTTTTAACTCTAAAATGCCGAGCTTGAAATATGGGTCATCTGATCTTGATTCAACAACCACAAATGGATGACTTAGTGAATGCATGGAAATTGTGACTACAATACATCTAAATCCTAACATTTCTCAGTCATCACTTAAGCAGTAAGAAATGACGACTTAAACCTTTCTTCCTTTGTTTATTTAGAGAGAATCTATTAAAAGGTCATTAAAACTTTAACTATCACCAACTAGTGTGCAATAACAATGAGCCAACAAAAAGTTTATTGGATGCATCAATGTCATATCAATTCCAACATCAAATTCATTCTcagcttttttttaaaatgaagtgagaaatatatatttaaatttaaaactaaacaaAGAGTCACGTTGTTCAGATGCATATAATGCAACTTTCAGCTCTTCAAAATTTAGAATTTGAACATTTTGAACCTGTAATTTTACTGCATATTTAATTTGCTATAAAGCACTATGACCAGTAGAATCTATCCTTCAGAATCCATTCAGTGCCATCAAATTGGCCAAGTATTTGAGAAAGTCCATCTTGCTATATATGTATAGCAATGTAGAGTACTCATTATTTATCATTCTTAAGTCATACATTAAAAGGTAGTACTACTACTCTAAGACATACATTAAAAGGTGTTATCCCAGAGATCCCTAGTAATGCCACACCAAGTAAAATTTCAGCTAACTAGTCCCCACAATTATTAATCCATAACTCAAATCTCCACTTGTTTGCCTTCAAATGGATCTTGATCCTAATTTGGCATAGTAAAAAAAGAGTGAGAATGATCTTCCTTTTGTTTTCAGATTTTAGAAAGGCTCGGGATATGAGACTGAGTTAATTTGATTATAAACCTCATAAGGAACATCCCAATTTCCATTATAGTTCATGAAATTCCCTAGAGCACTTGAGTAAGGTGACATGCATCCATTTTGACTTACATTATCCGAAAATTCATTTTCACCATTAAGATTTGAGTAGGATAAAGTAGGTGAAGTTGTTATATGTTCCAATGATTGCCTTGGTGATTCACAACTAGGAGGAAAATATTCAAACAGTGCATCTTGTACTTTAGTATACTCCTGCAGTTGGTGTCGAAAAAATGTCGGTAACGTCTCCAAATTATAGCCATTCAATCACATATTTCCTAATTTGTTCATATgataataatgaataaaattaaaaaatatatacctttgAAGAATCAAGAATCATATCAGGGGAGATCCAGAAGGTTGAAGGATTTGTTTCTATGGAAACATGGTTAAACTCAGCAATTGTAGCCACATTTTGTGATCCATTATTCAGgtgacttgcttgagaagaaacaTCACTTGAGAATCTCATTGAGGTCTCACTTCCATTGATGGAACTTGTTGCAACCCTCTTGCTCTtctcattcttttttataactCGACACAAAGCTAAGCCACCCTACAGCAaccacatatatgcatgtgcgCGCGTGCACGCACACACACCTACTTTAGTCTTTCAACGTTCCGTTAAAGCTAAGGTCAAAACAAAGCTAACACATTACTAAGGTGTTTTTTTTCACTGTGGGCATTGAACCACCGCACGCTAAAGTAAAAGCTCCAGATCATAGCCTTGCAATTGACGTGCGTTCAACATTGAGAGACCGTGAAAATACACAGACGCTACATAAAACttaattaatgtattatatGTACCTTAAAATATGGTGAGTCTTGGCTAAGATCATCGGTGAGGCGATACTCATGCATGATCCAGTTAGTTCTATCGCCTAAAGGAGCCCTTCCAAGATAGAAAACGAGTGTTTTGCAGTTGCCTGTGATAGTGGATGAACTACACCGGCACACaatctttctctcttttccaGTGGCTTTCCAGTAGCCAGCTTTGGTAGCTCTATTTGTTCTTGATCCATTTGGGTACTTTAGATCTCGTGTACAATAAAAAAACCATTCTAAATCTCGTTTCGGTAGAAATGATTTCTCTGCATTTCACACCTCATGAATTAGGCTTCTCAAATTTCCTTAGCAGAAATAACGCAGTAAAATTTACATAAAAGATTCTGTTTAACATTAGttgatataaattataaatgatgTAGTACGTTAAACCTTACATttgaaatatattgttttttacatgCAAGTGATTAAAATGTGATATTGAAGATTACCAGGCAACTCCCATGGATCAAATTTGTAAAAATCAATCGTTGGAATAACATCAAGCTCAATTTCAAGTCCTTCCACTTTTCTTTTAAGATAGTATCCAACTAGTTCTTCATCGGTTGGATGGAAACGAAAACCTGGTGGCAACGATGCTCCTTCCATAATATGTTTCAGAGTTTCTTACTAGAAATAACCAAAAATAGAAGTAACCAAAGTTTCTTGCTGAAAATTGTGAAACAAGTAGCCAAAGCTATAGGCAAGAGAACAAAAACAATAGATTAATGATAATTATTACTAAGTTGCAAGACAATATCTATTAAAGAAATGGAAGATCCAAAAATAGAAGCTTTTCTCTACAATAGATTTTTGTTCAAGAGTCAAGTGACACTTCCACAAAGTGCATCCATTGAATGCAAGGATCATggtcttgaaaaaaaaaaatagatgtgtTTTGTGGCAACAATTTCACCCCTAACCCCACCTTATTCCCTTAATATTAAGTTCCTagaatgaaattaatttatcaaCTATACTCCAAAGTTACAAAACTACCAACTTTTGTAACTTcaaattatgtttaaaataaaaaatgataacaacttaaaattttatcacaAGGTTTCAAAAAAGGGACTATAGAGTAAAAGTATAAGTCATTGATAGTGtgctatttatagcatttggaAGTGAATCAAAACTATAGTCCAAAATTGTGTACACCGAAAGTTTGAAGGTTAATTGTCATGAGTGCACCAAAAATTCCAAAGCAGAATGGCCCACCATTTCAACAAGTTCACACTTATACAAACTATAAAGTTTACTTCCCACCAATTCCAATAAGCTGTGACCGTTATTTTAACAATAGCTTTTTCCTTTGCATCTAAGTTTGAAGAGTTGATTACAACATCACAATAATGATTTAACTTGTCTTCATTCATTAACAAAAGTAGACGGGTGTGCCTCTATTTTCATCAAAgtgcatttcaatttttaatggtTTTTTATAAGTATATTATTTCATATTGGCCCGTTAAAGTTCGAATGatctttttagatttatttatttgagtttttcaATTTGGCATAAACACTTGTCAGACAAGTTAGAAGAGTTTATGGAAACAATTTATGACATggacataagttgttttcaaagtattttcataaactctctTTGTAACAGCTTATAGTAGAAAACAAAGACACaatttaaattagttaaattCACATCTAATAGCTCTGGTTGTACCAATTATACCTCTCAAGTCCTCTAGCCATGTTGAAAAAAGTACAAGAGTGTTAAAGCAACCCTTACAAtaatttctttctctttttgaaCTGATTGCATTCTCTATGTATCTCCCCCGAGCTTAGAAAgacatgctttattttattttatttttaataaagaaagacATGCTTAATTAGATGGTGACATATGAATACTTTGCATATAATTGGTACTCATATGCCTTAAAAAGgatatcaaaagataaaataaataaagagaaagtAATAAGATCCtagtatttaaatataaattgtacactttaaaccctaattttccatCGATAATAAAAGATAAGTGCAGCTGCTCTATAGTTGAAGACTTAGTTATTAGCTGAACTTCATTAATAAACATCGTGTCTTCATTGTTTTGTTGATCTTTTCTAACAAGTTGTTGTCATAACAATACAACAATCAAGTTTTATCTCATTAAATAGAGTCGATTATATAAATCAAATGACactataatattatatcaaatatcatatttATATCTAACTCATTAATCTTTACATCTTTCTTGatagtttcttttataatttttctgtCTTCTTTTTGCCTCTATTGATTTGAATATCCTCCATATAATTTATTAGTCTTACAATAAAATCTACAAATTTTACTCTACATGCTCAAATCCTATAAGTCAGTTTCACTCACTTCTCTACTTTCTACCATAGGTGTTTACCTATCTCTCTAAATTATACTAATAGAGTTGATACTATAACAACaagtatataaaataatttaccctttatacaaattaaaccaaaaaagaaaTGGGTGAATGGAAGCAATATCGTTATCAAGAGATAATGACTTTTCATGGCGCTACATCTACCGTCAAGTAATCGGACAAAAcacttttctctattttttcaatcGAAGTGAAAGTGATTGtgtcatcattcatcaagcggGACCCAACACTTCCAAAAGGAAATTCTTGAAAAGTACTTGGTCAGTTTACAAGCTCGTTTCTCCCTTCGCAATCCATTCACATTCACATGTATATGGTAAAGCAACCACATAGCTCAATATAAACTCCTGGGTTATTAGTGCGTTATCTTGCATGCTTAACATCAAAAGTGCAATCTTAATCCTTGGAGTTTGCTTTACCAATTACCACCTATTAATTCTAAATATAATCTAACCAGTGACCACTATTGGATGGAATTTTAGAATATATTGACAGTTACTAGTTAGGGGCATTACTCCCAGCTTCTTATGCTCAATGTGTGAGgggaggtaaaaaaaaatagcttttaTACAAAGAAGAGTCACTTAATGAAGTGACAGTAGTATATAGGGAAtattgtacccaaaaaatataataagaggGCAGGGCATGGAAGTAGTTTGCCGTACTTTTTCGGCATTTGACATGTTTGAAATTACGTTGAGTTTGAGGAAATTACAATGAACTAATTTTGTTTAAGTTTAAAAGtgtagtttttgtcaaaaatacaataatacatcataAATTTGTCAAATTTATCATAAGTTCAAACAtgcaagaaaaagcaaaaaagaaaataatcccGCAACCAATTCCTTTGCATATATTTGATATCCTATTTAAGCACCATATAAAGTACACTCAATAGTGTTGATTTGTTTGAAAGAGACCGAAAAAAGTAGCAAAAGTATAGAATTCATGTAATTATTGATATATCATCTTTTGTGTCAATTTAACACTTCTTTATAAGAAGTAGTAGTGACATTGTCCAGATGCGTGGGTGTGGATGAgtacacatttttattttggagtagaggtggatttttattttttttgacacaagaggtggattttttttaggaagtaGGGAAAACCTAATTCTCTTTTTTGGTATAAGGCTAAATTCTTTGATGGTTTCTCCACAAACTCTTCAAATTGCTCAACAAATGTGAGCAGCTTTGAAGGACATATTGATCAACTTTTTGTGTATAAACCTCAATCGTATCGTAACTCTTGATCGATTTTTCATAAATGTGAACAACTTTAAATGATATATTGAGCAGCCCTCAAGATACATAACTAAATTTTATCCCAGATCTAATCTTCTCACCTCCTCAAAGATTCTAATAGACTAAAATAATCCTAAATTTTGTACTTCTTAtatacaatttactttttagttaATGCACTTAACATTATgtcaactaaattttttttcgaaaaaatgTAAAACCCAACGGAACATATCATTATGCCTCTTTGTTCAGTTTATATAAGACCTTTCTCAAACTTTTTCCCAttaataaatacattttataaaattcaacGTGTTACAATGTaatgaagcaaaaaaaaaaaaaaaaggagagtcAAAATTAAGTTCCAAACTTATCTATCAGGATGAAAGATTTCATACCAGATGGAGGGCAATTCTAGTGAGCATAGCACCTCGCATATGATTCTTCCTTAGTCATAAAATCTGCACACATATTTTGTTCTCTTAGAACATGCACCAATGTCGTATTTCCATTTCCATGTAAAACATCTCTGATATGAAATATGTTAGTAGTATAAGTGTGCAAGGTATGATCACGACCAGCAATAATCAGGTCAACTGCTTTCAAACAATCACTCTCACAAATAATGTTTGACGTAACATTTTCTACTACAAAAATCAAGACATATATGGATAACACGTTACTCAGCTAATAACGCATCACTTCTAACTTCACAGTGGAAAAACCAGTTATTCAATCTCTATTGTGGTTGCGAACAACACCACGAGCACCTAAACAACCAAAATCTTCTAGAAAGTTACCATCAATATTGAGTTTGAGTGTACCTTCCGAAAGGGATCCAATGAACTAAGAGGTGCGATGAGTGTTCATACGAACCAAGATTGggatttatatttttctctttgactagatcaataattataaaaataacttcttcaaaaaaaattataaaaatatttatgttaaaataacaCAATTTTTAGCACATTTATTACAACTACTTATTTttgtgtaataataataataataataatatattatatatactaaTATCTTCCACAAGAATTAAATCAATTGGTAGATGTTTGCAAGTgataattttgtatattttataaaaatggaagtgatattataaaaaaaatgtcaataaattttaattcaactaacaaaaatattaaaattgttaagTCAAACATAATTAATGAGTTTATATCACGCATCTCCATTTATATgtatgaatttatttataataatgacgGTTATTTCAtctatctaataaaaaaatgatattattaataataaaataaaaaggagtaAAAATGGTGTGAGAAAAATCTTATTGCAGTGGTTGTGTTGACGTTGGGCGGGGATCAGCAATGGTAGACATTGTCTCTGAACATGAATCGGAGAAGACGGTTGAAATCGTCCTCAAAACCATCGGTCCAGCTCCACCTTCTCGTCTTCGAGTTCCCTCTTCCATCAAGGTTTCTTTCAATTtccccaatttttattttagggttttatGTTTTTGTACTCTGTGtcatttgaaacaattttatttaactcaTAAATTATGCTTTTTTCTTGAATCAATTTCAATGGGTTTCATttaattagttagttagttagttatttAATTTGGTTATCCTTCATGTTAAATTACATATAGGTGCGTGATTTGAGAAGATTAATTGCAAGTAATGGTCATTTACCTATTGACAACTTGAGTCTAATTCTACGCGGAACTGCGCTTTGTGACTTGAAAAATGGAGATGATGTGCGCATGCAACTCAATGATGGAGGTATAGTCTGatcttaattttgttatttgacATTGATAATGATGTGACAGTTAGTTTTTCTTACGAACGTGGTTTATTGCATTTATTTTAGATAGCTTGATTGTTGctgtcaaaccaaagccaccaGTGAAGGATGGGCATGACAACGATGATGACGATGAAGATTTGGTATAATTAGTTGAATAACATGTAATGAAGTGATCAAAATGTCAATTTGGCCCTGATGTCATTTTCTATTTCTGCAGAAGTTTCAGCTTCCCCAATCATCAAGTCGTTGGAAAAAGAAACTATACTCTTTTCTACATGATAAGTTGAAGCTTCCAGGTATAAgttgcattctattttattgtttggatATCTGAAAAATGTGATTAGTCACCGAGTTATTTCAATTTGGCTCGGCATATGAGAGATAATTCTT harbors:
- the LOC11415472 gene encoding NAC domain-containing protein 71; amino-acid sequence: MEGASLPPGFRFHPTDEELVGYYLKRKVEGLEIELDVIPTIDFYKFDPWELPEKSFLPKRDLEWFFYCTRDLKYPNGSRTNRATKAGYWKATGKERKIVCRCSSSTITGNCKTLVFYLGRAPLGDRTNWIMHEYRLTDDLSQDSPYFKGGLALCRVIKKNEKSKRVATSSINGSETSMRFSSDVSSQASHLNNGSQNVATIAEFNHVSIETNPSTFWISPDMILDSSKEYTKVQDALFEYFPPSCESPRQSLEHITTSPTLSYSNLNGENEFSDNVSQNGCMSPYSSALGNFMNYNGNWDVPYEVYNQINSVSYPEPF
- the LOC11426210 gene encoding uncharacterized protein isoform X2, which translates into the protein MVDIVSEHESEKTVEIVLKTIGPAPPSRLRVPSSIKVRDLRRLIASNGHLPIDNLSLILRGTALCDLKNGDDVRMQLNDGDSLIVAVKPKPPVKDGHDNDDDDEDLKFQLPQSSSRWKKKLYSFLHDKLKLPDIILMVIFTLSLKAWVLIIMWFILAPVAHRWDLGPLYLQLAFVSFSSILESAKLVTPVHTLSSMKTSESFQGR
- the LOC11426210 gene encoding uncharacterized protein isoform X1, whose protein sequence is MVDIVSEHESEKTVEIVLKTIGPAPPSRLRVPSSIKVRDLRRLIASNGHLPIDNLSLILRGTALCDLKNGDDVRMQLNDGDSLIVAVKPKPPVKDGHDNDDDDEDLKFQLPQSSSRWKKKLYSFLHDKLKLPDIILMVIFTLSLKAWVLIIMWFILAPVAHRWDLGPLYILATGFCLILFNLGKRKAGDSSAYSIFNEDFRELPGTLNADRFDRDIRAGQF